One window of the Rhizobiaceae bacterium genome contains the following:
- a CDS encoding cisplatin damage response ATP-dependent DNA ligase, producing the protein MNRFAELLDRLVLTPSRNGKLTLLTDYFRETPDPDRGLALAAITGDLDIASVKPAMLRMLVVERMDPVLFGYSYDYVGDLAETVSLVWPEPEHGLRANREPTLSEVVERLQNASRSDGPSVLSKLLDSAGISARFAIIKLVTGGLRIGVSARLAKQAVADLGKVDVAEIEELWHGLTPPYASLFAWLEGNAPKPEKAAKALFTPVMLSHPVENRDLEKLDPSDYATEWKWDGIRVQAVCEGGIRRLYSRTGDDISGAFPDLVEAMHFDGALDGELLVGDPQTATGTFSDLQQRLNRKTVSPKMREHYPAFIRCYDILRNGEEDLRALPFRERRNRLEAFVATLPPSRFDLSPLVAFSDWEALERLRGEPPHPIIEGVMLKRWDSPYLAGRPKGPWFKWKRDPHTVDAVLMYAQRGHGKRSSFYSDYTFGVWTGPEGEEELVPVGKAYFGFTDEELKQLDKYIRDNTLERFGPVRSVRADRKQGLVLEIAFEGLNRSTRHKSGVAMRFPRISRLRWDKPAAEADRIETLQALLD; encoded by the coding sequence ATGAACCGCTTCGCCGAACTCCTTGACCGCCTCGTGCTGACGCCGTCGCGCAACGGCAAGCTGACGCTGCTCACCGATTATTTCCGCGAGACGCCGGATCCGGATCGCGGGCTGGCGCTGGCGGCCATCACCGGCGACCTCGACATCGCCTCGGTGAAGCCGGCCATGCTGCGCATGCTGGTGGTCGAACGCATGGACCCGGTGCTGTTCGGCTACTCCTACGACTATGTCGGCGATCTCGCCGAGACCGTCTCGCTTGTCTGGCCGGAGCCCGAGCATGGCCTGCGCGCCAACCGGGAGCCGACGCTCTCGGAAGTCGTCGAAAGATTGCAGAACGCCAGCCGGTCGGACGGCCCTTCAGTGCTCTCAAAGCTCCTCGACAGCGCCGGCATCTCGGCCCGCTTCGCCATCATCAAGCTGGTGACGGGCGGCCTGCGCATCGGCGTTTCCGCGCGCCTCGCCAAGCAGGCGGTCGCCGACCTCGGCAAGGTCGATGTCGCCGAGATCGAGGAACTGTGGCACGGGCTGACGCCGCCCTACGCCTCCCTGTTCGCGTGGCTCGAAGGCAATGCGCCCAAGCCGGAGAAGGCGGCGAAGGCGCTGTTCACGCCGGTCATGCTCTCGCATCCGGTGGAGAACCGGGACCTCGAAAAGCTCGACCCGTCCGACTACGCCACCGAATGGAAATGGGACGGCATCCGCGTGCAGGCGGTGTGCGAGGGCGGCATACGCCGTCTCTATTCGCGCACCGGCGACGATATTTCGGGCGCGTTTCCCGATCTCGTCGAGGCCATGCATTTCGACGGCGCGCTCGACGGCGAACTGTTGGTCGGCGATCCGCAGACGGCGACCGGCACCTTCTCGGACCTGCAGCAGCGACTGAACCGCAAGACGGTGTCGCCGAAGATGCGGGAGCACTATCCGGCCTTCATCCGCTGCTACGACATCCTCCGCAACGGCGAAGAGGATCTGCGCGCCCTGCCCTTCCGCGAACGGCGCAACCGGCTGGAGGCATTCGTCGCGACGCTCCCGCCGAGCCGCTTCGATCTTTCGCCGCTGGTGGCGTTTTCCGACTGGGAAGCGCTGGAGCGCCTGCGCGGCGAGCCGCCGCATCCCATCATCGAAGGCGTGATGCTGAAGCGCTGGGATTCGCCTTACCTCGCCGGCCGGCCGAAAGGGCCGTGGTTCAAGTGGAAGCGCGATCCCCACACGGTCGACGCCGTGCTGATGTACGCCCAGCGCGGCCATGGCAAGCGTTCAAGCTTCTATTCCGACTATACGTTCGGCGTCTGGACCGGTCCCGAGGGCGAGGAGGAGCTGGTGCCGGTCGGGAAAGCCTATTTCGGCTTCACCGACGAGGAGTTGAAGCAGCTCGACAAATACATCCGCGACAACACGCTGGAGCGCTTCGGCCCCGTGCGCTCGGTGCGCGCGGACCGCAAGCAGGGCCTCGTGCTGGAAATCGCCTTCGAGGGTCTTAATCGCTCGACACGCCACAAGTCGGGCGTCGCCATGCGCTTCCCCCGCATTTCACGCCTGCGCTGGGACAAACCCGCCGCCGAAGCCGACCGCATCGAGACGCTGCAGGCACTGCTCGACTGA